A segment of the Deinococcus radiopugnans ATCC 19172 genome:
GCCGCGCAACTCGCCGCCGCTGATGCCAGCGCGGTTTCAGCGGGGCGCGGGGCTGCGGCATTACCTCGCCTCGCTGGAACACATTGAAGGACTGGAAGGCGTGGGCGTGGCGCTGGGCGGACACGACGGCCCCATGCACCACTGGCAGGAGCGCATCCAGAGCCTGCGCGAGCGTTACGCCGACAAGTTGGGTGCCGTGCTGGACGCCGCCGCCGAGCCGATCACCGTTCATGACCTGACCCACGCGCTGCATCCCCGGCTGAAACCGATTCAGGCCATCCTGCTTTTAGACCAGACGGCGGCGCTGGCGGAATACCTGGCGGAGCGCGGCGAGTTGCTTGAGACGCGGCGGGAGGATGGCGCGGCGCTGTTTGTGCGGGCATGACCCCACCCCCGGAGCTGCTCGATGCCTGGAATCTGCGGCCCCAGGCTGAGCTGGGAGGCCGCCTGAACCGCCACTGGCAGGTCTGGAACGGGCAGGAGAGCGCCGTTCTGCGCCGCTGGCATGGCCCAGAACCCGAGGTGCATTACGAGCTGAATGTTTTGAAGTTGATCGCGGACACGGGGCTGAATCTGCCCTTCCTCAGACGCGGACCCCAGGTTCTGGACGGTGCGTGGTGGTCCCTGCACGACGTTGTGCCGGGTGATCCTGCCCCACACGAGGACGCCCACACGCGGGGGCGCTGGCTGGCAGAACTGCATGAGCGCTGGCGGGAACTGCCCCTGCCCGCCGCCCGCCCCGGCTGGCGCGGCGCACTGGAGGTGCTGGCTGACCCCGGCGCCGACGCGCTGCTGGACGCCCACGAGGCGGCGCGCCCTGCGGACGTGCGCCTGTACCGCTGGCACCTGCACCGCGCCCGCCGCGCCGTGGCCGCACTGCGCCCCGGCCCCCACCGCGTGATCCACGGTGACTTCACGCCCTGGAACCTGCGCGTGCAGGGCGGCGTCTGGACGGGCCTGCTGGATTTCGAATTCACGCGGCCCGCCGACCCCCTGGAGGACTTCGCCCTGGCGTGGCGCGGCGTCCACGACGACGTGGTGCGCGGTTACGCCGCTCACACCCCACTGACTGGCGAAGCCCTGGCCCTGCTGACGCCGCTGTGGTGGGCGCACCTGCTGGGCGGGGCGCTGCACCATCTGGAATGGGGCGTGCGGGACGACGGCTGGACGGCCCGCAAACTTCTGGTGCGTTCCCCACTCATGGATGAACTGGCCGCGCCGTATCCCGGCTGAGCTGCGTTACCCTGCGGTGGTATGACCCCCGAGCGCTACGCCAAAATCTTGCGGGTGCTGAGCAAACGCCAGCCCACCCTGACCGTCCTGATGGATCAGGTCAACAAGCCCCACAACCTCTCGGCCATCGTCCGCACCTGCGACGCGGTGGGAGTGTTGACTGCCCACGCCGTCCCACCGGGGAACGGCAAGCCGCTGGACTTTGGGGGCAACACCTTCGAGGCCACGTCGGGCAGCGCGCACAAATGGGTGCGGGTGCAGACGCACGCGGACACGCTGGCGGCGGTGCGCGACTTGCAGGCCCAGGGCGTGCAGGTGCTGGCCACCCACCTATCGCAGCGCAGCGTGGACTACCGCGAGGCCGACTACACCCGGCCCACCTGCGTGCTGCTGGGCGCAGAGAAATGGGGCGTGGCGGACGCGGCGGCAGATGCGGCGGACGGCAACATCATCATTCCCATGTTCGGCATGGTGCAGAGCCTGAACGTGTCGGTGGCGGCGGCCACCATCCTGTTCGAGGCGCAGCGCCAGCGGCTCTCGGCTGGGATGTACGACGCGCCCCAGCTTGCGCCGGACGAACTGGCGCGGCTGGCCTTCGAGTGGGGCTACCCGGAGCTGGCCCCCGCGTACCGGGAGCGCGGCGAGGCGTACCCCGCGCTGGACGACCAGGGCCAGATCATCGCCTGACACCGCATTCAGGCTGAACTTGAACCGTAGACGGCGTCGGCAGAACGAGTCTTGCTATTCCATCTCAAATCGAGCAAACTTCACAATATGATCAGTGGCTTCCAGAAGTTCCTGTTGCGCGGCAATCTCATTGATCTGGCCGTCGGGGTGCTGATTGGCGCGGCCTTCGGCAAGGTGGTGGACTCCTTTACCAGTGGCCTGATTCTGCCGATCATCGGCATCTTCGGCGGGGTGCCCGACTTCACGGCCCTGACCTTTACGGTCAACGGCAGCATCTTCAAATATGGCGCGTTCCTGACCGCACTGCTCAGCTTCGTTCTGACGGCGGCCATCATCTACTTCTTCGTCATCGTTCCCTTCAACCACCTGATGGAGCGCTTCAAACGCCAGGAAAAGGCAGCGGTGGCCGAACCCAGCAACGAGGAAAAACTGCTGGCCGAGATCCGCGACGCCATTAAGGGCCGAGTCTGAGGCGGCTGAGGCTGACTGCCTGAAAGGTGCTTCCAGGCGCGGCCTCCCCAGTGAAGGCCGCGCCTGTTCCTGAGGCCCTCTGGCGGTGTCGTGCGGACATGCCCCGCGCGTCTGGGCCGGGGGACGCGTAGCGTGGGCGCATGAGTGATGTT
Coding sequences within it:
- a CDS encoding aminoglycoside phosphotransferase family protein codes for the protein MTPPPELLDAWNLRPQAELGGRLNRHWQVWNGQESAVLRRWHGPEPEVHYELNVLKLIADTGLNLPFLRRGPQVLDGAWWSLHDVVPGDPAPHEDAHTRGRWLAELHERWRELPLPAARPGWRGALEVLADPGADALLDAHEAARPADVRLYRWHLHRARRAVAALRPGPHRVIHGDFTPWNLRVQGGVWTGLLDFEFTRPADPLEDFALAWRGVHDDVVRGYAAHTPLTGEALALLTPLWWAHLLGGALHHLEWGVRDDGWTARKLLVRSPLMDELAAPYPG
- the trmH gene encoding tRNA (guanosine(18)-2'-O)-methyltransferase TrmH, yielding MTPERYAKILRVLSKRQPTLTVLMDQVNKPHNLSAIVRTCDAVGVLTAHAVPPGNGKPLDFGGNTFEATSGSAHKWVRVQTHADTLAAVRDLQAQGVQVLATHLSQRSVDYREADYTRPTCVLLGAEKWGVADAAADAADGNIIIPMFGMVQSLNVSVAAATILFEAQRQRLSAGMYDAPQLAPDELARLAFEWGYPELAPAYRERGEAYPALDDQGQIIA
- the mscL gene encoding large conductance mechanosensitive channel protein MscL, with amino-acid sequence MISGFQKFLLRGNLIDLAVGVLIGAAFGKVVDSFTSGLILPIIGIFGGVPDFTALTFTVNGSIFKYGAFLTALLSFVLTAAIIYFFVIVPFNHLMERFKRQEKAAVAEPSNEEKLLAEIRDAIKGRV